From Phragmites australis chromosome 5, lpPhrAust1.1, whole genome shotgun sequence, a single genomic window includes:
- the LOC133918874 gene encoding beta-1,2-xylosyltransferease XAX1-like — translation MTSSAYSRPSKLPGGGGERRLPPRLMRGLTSKIEPKKLGVGLVAGCCLALLTYVSLAKLFAIYSPVFASTANTSSLMQNSPPPSSKPSVPETEAIPPQETLAGGGKNGNAVDRVDLPEAAASEEPGLPQAVTRNEMAAAAGSEEPGLPEAFTRKDDGENAAATSEPKPSAKERKEKQSNGGAAAAGEGKMTCDENGVDEGFPYARPTVCELFGDIRVSPKQKTMYLVNPSGAGGFDESAEKRLRPYARKDDFLLPAVVEVTVKSVPSAAVAPKCTKLHRVPAVVFSVAGYTDNFFHDMTDVMIPVFLTTAHLKGEVQLLITNYKPWWVQKYTPVLRKLSNYDVINFDEDADVHCFPHGFVGLYRDRDLILSPHPTRNPRNYTMVDYNRFVRDALALPRDRPAVLGEEPGMRPRMLIISRAGTRKLLNLDEVAAAASELGFNVTVAEAGADVPAFAALVNSADVLLAVHGAGLTNQIFLPTKAVVVQIVPWGKMDWMATNFYGRPARDMQLRYLEYYVGEEETSLKDKYPREHMIFKDPMAIHARGWQALAEIVMKQDVSVNLNRFRPFLLQALDKLQE, via the exons ATGACGTCCTCGGCATACTCGCGGCCGTCGAAGCtgcctggcggcggcggcgagcggagGCTGCCGCCGCGGCTGATGAGGGGCCTCACATCCAAGATCGAGCCAAAGAAGCTCGGCGTCGGCctcgtcgccggctgctgcctCGCGCTGCTCACCTACGTCTCCCTCGCCAAGCTCTTCGCAATCTACTCCCCTGTATTCG CCAGCacggccaacacatcctccctGATGCAgaactcgccgccgccgtcgtcgaaGCCGTCCGTGCCAGAGACGGAGGCCATCCCGCCGCAAGAAACACTGGCTGGTGGCGGCAAGAACGGTAACGCCGTGGATCGCGTCGATCTGCCGGAGGCGGCAGCGTCCGAAGAGCCTGGCCTGCCGCAAGCTGTCACGAGAAACGAgatggccgcggcggcggggtcTGAAGAGCCTGGTTTGCCTGAGGCGTTTACGAGAAAGGACGACGGGGAGAATGCGGCGGCGACCTCGGAGCCGAAGCCAT CTGctaaggagaggaaggagaagcagAGCaatggcggcgcggcggcggcgggcgaagGCAAGATGACGTGCGACGAGAATGGCGTCGACGAGGGCTTCCCGTACGCGCGGCCGACCGTGTGCGAGCTCTTCGGCGACATCCGGGTCAGCCCCAAGCAGAAGACCATGTACCTCGTGAACccctccggcgccggcggcttCGACGAGAGCGCCGAGAAGCGGCTCCGCCCCTACGCCCGCAAGGACGACTTTCTCCTCCCAGCCGTGGTGGAGGTCACAGTCAAGTCCGTCCCCTCCGCGGCGGTGGCGCCCAAGTGCACGAAGCTGCACCGCGTCCCCGCGGTGGTGTTCTCCGTCGCCGGCTACACGGACAACTTCTTCCACGACATGACGGACGTGATGATCCCGGTGTTCCTGACGACAGCGCACCTCAAGGGCGAGGTCCAGCTGCTGATCACCAACTACAAGCCGTGGTGGGTGCAGAAGTACACACCTGTGCTGCGGAAGCTCTCCAATTACGATGTGATCAACTTCGACGAGGACGCCGACGTGCACTGCTTCCCGCATGGGTTCGTGGGCCTGTACCGCGACCGCGACCTCATTCTCTCCCCGCACCCGACCCGCAATCCCCGCAACTACACCATGGTAGACTACAATCGCTTCGTCCGTGACGCTCTGGCGCTGCCGCGCGACCGGCCCGCCGTTCTCGGGGAGGAGCCCGGCATGAGGCCCCGGATGCTGATCATCTCCCGGGCGGGAACGCGCAAGCTGCTGAACCTGGACGAggtggccgcggcggcgtcAGAGCTGGGGTTCAACGTGACGGTGGCGGAGGCGGGCGCGGACGTTCCGGCGTTCGCGGCGCTGGTGAACTCGGCGGATGTGCTCCTGGCGGTGCACGGCGCGGGGCTGACGAACCAGATCTTCCTCCCTACGAAGGCGGTGGTGGTGCAGATCGTGCCGTGGGGCAAGATGGACTGGATGGCGACCAACTTCTACGGCCGGCCGGCGCGGGACATGCagctccggtacctggagtacTATGTTGGCGAGGAGGAGACGAGCCTCAAGGACAAGTACCCACGGGAGCACATGATATTCAAGGACCCCATGGCCATCCACGCGCGGGGGTGGCAGGCGCTCGCGGAGATCGTCATGAAGCAGGACGTCAGCGTCAACCTCAACAGATTCCGGCCATTCCTGCTTCAGGCGCTCGACAAGCTACAGGAGTAG